A stretch of the Aspergillus puulaauensis MK2 DNA, chromosome 6, nearly complete sequence genome encodes the following:
- a CDS encoding uncharacterized protein (COG:E,O;~EggNog:ENOG410PHV7;~InterPro:IPR001563,IPR033124,IPR029058;~MEROPS:MER0001524;~PFAM:PF00450;~antiSMASH:Cluster_6.7;~go_function: GO:0004185 - serine-type carboxypeptidase activity [Evidence IEA];~go_process: GO:0006508 - proteolysis [Evidence IEA]), translating into MSPKDTTFGYWETLCTTNPGVLKPVFNETRCDIMAANMERCMELYDICNRNPDPANCHAAAEVCYVGVIGWYDDEAGKGGRNRFDITAPCEIDEMCYVEAARIEQYLNTPRVWEALQPPKEIKEYKFVSQPVIDAFAKTADGMTSVSDLVSFLLANNVHFLAYQGNLDLACNTAGNLRWAHSLPGKGQTAFTAKKLQPWESVVDGENEIVGYAKEAVVQVGQRASRFAFVTVEGAGHLVPQDRPDVAQDMMVRWITGAAFI; encoded by the exons ATGTCGCCAAAGGACACGACCTTTGGATACTGGGAAACGCTATGTACCACCAATCCAGGGGTACTGAAGCCCGTATTCAATGAGACCCGCTGCGATATCATGGCTGCAAATATGGAGCGGTGCATGGAGTTGTACGACATTTGTAACCGCAATCCAGATCCTGCAAACTGCCATGCTGCTGCGGAGGTCTGCTATGTTGGTGTCATCGGGTGGTATGATGACGAGGCGGGCAAGGGAGGGCGCAACAGGTTTGACA TCACGGCGCCGTGTGAAATCGACGAGATGTGCTATGTGGAAGCCGCACGCATCGAACAGTACCTGAATACGCCCCGGGTCTGGGAAGCCCTGCAGCCCCCGAAAGAGATCAAGGAATACAAATTCGTCTCCCAGCCTGTGATCGATGCTTTTGCCAAGACTGCTGATGGAATGACCTCGGTGTCGGACCTTGTGTCATTTCTCCTGGCCAACAACGTTCACTTCCTAGCCTACCAAGGGAATCTGGATCTTGCCTGCAACACCGCGGGAAATCTCCGCTGGGCGCATTCATTGCCCGGGAAGGGCCAGACAGCGTTTACCGCTAAGAAATTGCAACCTTGGGAGTCTGTCGTTGATGGAGAGAACGAGATCGTGGGTTATGCTAAGGAGGCCGTGGTTCAAGTCGGCCAGAGAGCATCGCGGTTTGCATTTGTGACGGTGGAGGGAGCTGGGCATTTG GTCCCTCAGGACCGACCGGACGTGGCACAGGATATGATGGTAAGATGGATTACCGGGGCAGCGTTTATATAG
- a CDS encoding uncharacterized protein (COG:T;~EggNog:ENOG410PPFG;~InterPro:IPR007724;~PFAM:PF05028;~antiSMASH:Cluster_6.7;~go_function: GO:0004649 - poly(ADP-ribose) glycohydrolase activity [Evidence IEA];~go_process: GO:0005975 - carbohydrate metabolic process [Evidence IEA]), translating into MTPKFVLPSSASLRRVDRFCLVDYNDDEVPFWDLLTAILRSELAPIKDIPSLLEALEMIAVTLRGTAAGVDFSLLQEFMSRRYIDNCAPNFFRDIWPVVVDLALEMPNLFPEGLLPSLSSTGITQIVFSRKQVACLVIHQFLCSLPPHPWSTESFVDLSPWYSIASNVHRGAVDAYLTALFTYFERIVSYAKENTQTAHFETNEWPITFSMRTMTNEDIHRIQGDQAKGTVLSATRVEVVNLPESQTTPRLLGLSDGACVIAANKCFGYGPSGTQEELHVGATPEAYPAVLLAPPLSDQQVLICRGAEAMVSITGYGRDARLGDVLQGSVANSDGMRWNSRTMLFMDALELDTLPVEGGCPIPDICPSPRLSREMVLKAYNAFSSDTYTHIVSGLWGCGAFGGNKYIKCILQWCAAALAGVPELRFIFSTPEQHRFGKELAQLSTELRVDRASVHRMVDILVDLKDAAHAVGPEGVFRYIKERISQ; encoded by the coding sequence ATGACGCCCAAATTTGTCCTCCCATCTTCTGCGAGCCTTCGACGAGTAGACAGATTCTGTCTGGTTGACTATAATGACGACGAAGTGCCGTTCTGGGACCTTCTTACGGCCATTCTTAGAAGCGAGCTGGCCCCGATCAAAGATATTCCCTCCCTTTTAGAGGCCCTTGAGATGATTGCGGTTACTCTGAGAGGAACAGCAGCTGGTGTGGACTTTTCCCTGCTTCAAGAGTTCATGTCTCGGCGCTATATTGACAACTGTGCCCCGAACTTCTTCCGTGATATCTGGCCTGTTGTGGTGGACCTGGCACTTGAAATGCCGAATCTGTTTCCAGAAGGGTTACTGCCATCGCTATCGTCCACTGGGATCACACAGATCGTCTTCTCACGCAAGCAGGTGGCTTGTCTGGTCATCCATCAATTCCTGTGCTCGTTGCCACCGCATCCCTGGTCTACAGAGTCCTTTGTTGATCTGAGTCCTTGGTATTCTATAGCCAGCAATGTTCACCGAGGCGCCGTGGATGCATACCTTACTGCGCTGTTCACTTACTTTGAACGAATAGTCAGTTACGCCAAGGAAAACACACAAACTGCCCACTTTGAAACAAACGAGTGGCCCATTACCTTTAGCATGCGAACAATGACAAATGAAGATATACATCGGATACAGGGTGATCAAGCCAAAGGAACCGTGCTATCGGCCACCCGTGTCGAGGTTGTTAACCTCCCAGAGTCGCAGACAACACCACGTTTGCTCGGGCTTTCCGATGGAGCATGCGTAATTGCTGCAAATAAATGCTTTGGATACGGCCCTTCGGGTACCCAGGAGGAGCTGCATGTGGGCGCTACTCCAGAGGCATATCCAGCTGTACTCCTGGCACCTCCGCTCTCCGACCAGCAGGTGTTGATCTGTCGGGGCGCTGAGGCAATGGTGTCCATCACTGGATATGGTCGTGATGCGAGGCTTGGTGATGTCCTCCAAGGGTCAGTCGCCAACTCTGATGGCATGAGGTGGAACAGTCGGACTATGTTGTTTATGGACGCACTCGAGCTGGACACCCTCCCAGTGGAAGGAGGCTGTCCTATCCCCGACATTTGCCCTTCACCTCGTCTATCTCGAGAGATGGTTCTGAAAGCATATAATGCATTCAGCAGTGACACCTACACTCACATAGTTAGTGGTCTCTGGGGTTGCGGCGCTTTTGGCGGGAACAAGTATATAAAGTGTATTCTGCAATGGTGTGCGGCAGCCCTGGCAGGAGTCCCGGAGCTgagatttattttttctacACCGGAGCAGCACAGATTTGGAAAGGAACTTGCTCAGTTGTCAACGGAGCTACGTGTCGATCGTGCGTCGGTCCATCGAATGGTCGATATATTGGTGGACCTGAAAGACGCGGCCCATGCTGTTGGACCCGAGGGCGTCTTTAGATATATCAAGGAGAGGATCTCTCAGTAG
- a CDS encoding OSTA/TMEM184 family protein (COG:T;~EggNog:ENOG410PM3Y;~InterPro:IPR005178;~PFAM:PF03619;~TransMembrane:7 (o6-24i45-62o68-86i113-137o157-181i193-215o235-257i);~antiSMASH:Cluster_6.7) encodes MIVSGACTAIVLLLTFGLMGRHATRMSNPEQQIKIMRIVNMIPSYQVLSFISICVPNSYIYLQGFTEVFQGIALYAFLMLLCDFLAPTDQDKVAFFCSLETKRQWQPKKKRNGLAFLSLTWWSVLQYPIITWITAVAQVVTQLLHRYCLGSNEPHFAHVWITVATSLSTSVAVNAIIQFYVNMKGYMKENHPLTKLLAFKLIVGLVILEKILFLILQGVNALQVNDTLTYVDVLIGLPEMVICVQMVPLCFLVLYAYRTKPYEISNAARTVTLQPRAYQALESDHDEEALVSESQRRYQGGWLGLHAWAAYLNPLGLLLDVISAHRMISKARALQKRQMEQAQKAEQMARYETGYDIPLGA; translated from the exons ATGATTGTATCCGGCGCCTGCACCGCGATAGTGCTGCTTTTGACCTTTGGTCTTATGGGACGACATGCGACGCGCATGAGCAACCCTGAGCAACAAATCAA AATAATGCGAATCGTCAACATGATCCCCTCCTACCAAGTCCTATCCTTCATCTCGATCTGCGTTCCCAACTCCTACATCTACCTACAAGGGTTCACCGAAGTGTTCCAGGGCATTGCTCTATACGCTTTCCTGATGCTGCTTTGCGACTTTCTGGCTCCCACGGACCAGGACAAAGTAGCGTTCTTCTGTTCGCTCGAGACCAAGAGACAGTGGCaaccaaagaaaaagagaaatggtCTGGCATTTTTAAGC TTGACCTGGTGGTCTGTCCTCCAGTATCCCATCATCACCTGGATTACAGCAGTTGCCCAGGTGGTGACCCAGTTGCTGCATAGGTACTGCCTTGGAAGCAATGAACCACACTTTGCTCACGTTTGG ATCACGGTTGCCACATCTCTGTCGACATCAGTAgccgtcaacgccatcatTCAGTTCTACGTGAACATGAAAGGTTACATGAAAGAGAACCACCCGCTTACCAAGTTGCTGGCATTCAAGCTGATCGTAGGGCTGGTCATATTGGAAAagatcctcttcctcatcttgCAGGGCGTCAATGCGCTCCAGGTAAATGACACATTGACCTACGTCGACGTCCTAATAGGCCTGCCAGAGATGGTCATCTGCGTACAGATGGTTCCGCTCTGCTTCCTGGTCCTCTACGCCTACCGGACAAAGCCTTACGAAATTTCCAACGCTGCTCGGACCGTGACCCTGCAGCCGCGCGCGTACCAGGCCCTCGAGTCAGAccacgacgaggaggccttGGTGAGTGAATCCCAGAGACGTTATCAgggtggctggctggggctgcACGCCTGGGCCGCCTACTTGAACCCGCTGGGACTTCTTCTCGATGTCATCTCCGCACATAGAATGATCTCCAAGGCTCGGGCTCTGCAAAAGAGGCAGATGGAGCAGGCGCAGAAGGCAGAGCAAATGGCAAGATATGAGACTGGATATGACATTCCCTTGGGCGCATGA
- a CDS encoding uncharacterized protein (COG:E,O;~EggNog:ENOG410PHV7;~InterPro:IPR001563,IPR029058;~MEROPS:MER0003541;~SECRETED:SignalP(1-16);~antiSMASH:Cluster_6.7;~go_function: GO:0004185 - serine-type carboxypeptidase activity [Evidence IEA];~go_process: GO:0006508 - proteolysis [Evidence IEA]) codes for MRFYVCAALFAGICAAFQTVLTSVHAPQYSIRVRRQNDSVCAARSPQYTGWLDLTGGPGDSSMIGLFEEIGPCRINEFGNGTDYNPWGWSRNSSLLFVDQPVDTGFSYIDDGYELPSDSQEAAIDMHRFLQLFITEFFPEREHVPVHLAGES; via the exons ATGCGATTCTACGTTTGTGCTGCCCTGTTTGCGGGCATATGCGCTGCTTTCCAGACTGTCTTGACGTCGGTGCATGCACCACAATACTCAATTCGTGTACGCCGACAGAATGACTCGGTTTGTGCAGCTCGCTCGCCCCAATATACCGGATGGCTTGAT TTGACTGGCGGGCCCGGCGACTCCAGTATGATCGGTCTCTTCGAGGAGATTGGGCCCTGCCGAATCAACGAGTTTGGAAATGGAACAGACTACAATCCCTGGGGCTGGTCGCGGAACTCGTCTCTGCTCTTCGTGGACCAGCCTGTGGATACTGGATTCTCCTATATCGACGACGGTTACGAACTGCCCAGCGACTCACAGGAGGCAGCAATTGACATGCACCGTTTTCTGCAGCTGTTTATCACGGAGTTTTTCCCTGAAAGGGAACATGTCCCTGTGCACCTGGCGGGCGAGTCCTAG